In Alkalimarinus alittae, the DNA window TCCCGCATCTTAAATTTTCAATACGCCGTGTGAAGCGGCGTAGGATATATTACCCATAATGAGTCGAATACATAAATTATCTCCCCGTTTGGCTAACCAGATAGCGGCAGGGGAAGTGGTCGAACGGCCGGCATCAGTTGTAAAAGAACTGTTAGAAAACTCTTTGGACGCAGGGGCGCGTAGGGTTGATATCGAGGTTGAAAATGGCGGTATCAAACTCATTAGAATTCGAGATAACGGTACGGGCATCGCACAAGATGACCTGCCGCTGGCGCTAAGTCGGCATGCAACCAGCAAAATAGATACGCTAGATGACTTAGAGGCGGTGGCTACGCTAGGGTTTCGTGGAGAGGCGCTAGCGAGTATTAGCTCTGTTTCGCGGCTATCACTGACATCCCGTCCTCGTGCAAATGGTAGCAATGTTTCTGCAGAAGATGCTGCTCCGCTTATTCAGCAAGAAGCAAGTGCTGAAGGTGCGTGGAAAGTAGAAGCAGAAGGTCGGGATATGGACGCCAAAGTAAGCCCAGCTGCTCACCCAGAAGGCGCAACGGTCGAGGTGCGAGACCTTTTTTTTAATACACCTGCTAGGCGCAAATTTCTTAGAACAGAAAAGACTGAGTTTGGACACCTTGAAGAGGTTGTTAAGCGACAAGCGCTCAGCCGTTTTGAAGTCGGCTTTTCGCTTCGTCATAATCAACGTACCATTCATTCACTCCGCCCAGCGGCTTCAATGCAAGATAAAGAGCGCCGAATAGCAGCCTTGTGTGGCTCGCAGTTTATGGAAAACTCGGTGGTTATTGATGTTGATGCATCAGGGTTGAAGCTTTGGGGGTGGGTTGCACTGCCGACGTTTTCTAGAAGTCAGGCTGATCTTCAGTATTTTTTTGTTAATGGGCGAGTAATACGTGATCGACTGGTGGCCCATGCGGTTAAACAGGCTTATCGTGATGTGCTTTATCATGGGCGGCACTCGGCTTTTGTACTCTATTTAGAGCTTGATCCTGCTAATGTTGATGTGAATGTGCACCCTACTAAGCATGAAGTTCGGTTTCGAGATGGTCGTTTAGTTCACGACTTTATCTTTCGAAGTCTGCATAAAGCATTAGCAGATGTTAGGCCTGATGATCGCATGAATTTAAATAATGCAGGGCATCTTGAGAGTTCTGCGGGTGTTACACCCGGGTCGTTGATCCCCGGCTCAGGTCAGGGTGCTGTTTCAATGACTGAGGCGGGGGCGATGATGCCGTCCTATGGTGCGCAGTCAGCGATGCCATTAAGGGATTCTGTTACGGCATCCCAAATACAAGATCAGATATCTGGCTATGGCGCGCTTCATCCTGTTAATAATTCAGCTAATGGTGTGGGGGCGACATCTCAAGGGTTGCCTTCTCAAGTGCAATATTCGCAAGAAATGGCCGACCCTGATCAGCTTGAACCGCCTTTGGGATATGCTATTGCCCAACTACACGGTATTTACATTTTATCCCAAAGCTCAAAAGGGATGATTGTGGTCGATATGCATGCTGCTCACGAGCGTATTACCTATGAGCGAATGAAGCAGGCGTATTATGCACAAGGGGTTAAAGCTCAGCCGCTGTTGGTGCCTGTGACTATCGCAGTTAGCCAGCGAGAGGCTTCAGTTGCAGAAGAGTTTAAAGATGCCTTTCTCAAGTTAGGGTTGCAGATTGAGCGTATTGGGCCTGAGTCACTCGTTGTTCGGCAAGTGCCTGCTTTTTTACGAGATGCGGATAGTGAGCAGCTCGTTAGAGATGTGATCTCGGACGTCACCGAGCACGGCACGAGTGATCGGGTGGAGGCGCTCGCGAATGAAATGATGGGCACAATGGCTTGCCACGGCTCAGTGCGAGCAAACAGGCAGTTAACAATTCCAGAAATGAATGCATTACTTCGCGATATGGAGGCGACAGAGCGTAGTGGCCAGTGTAATCATGGGCGTCCAACATGGACGTTAGTCACCATGTCTGAGCTCGATAAACTCTTCCTGCGAGGGCGTTAATGAGTAGCACTGATCAAAACAAAAAGCCTCTGGTTATTTACCTTATGGGGCCAACCGCATCAGGTAAAACAGATTTAGCGGTTGCACTCACTAAAGCGTTGCCGTGCGATATCATTAGTGTGGACTCAGCATTGGTGTATCGGGGGATGGATATTGGTACAGCCAAGCCGGAAGCGGAGGTATTAAAAGAGGCACCTCATCGTTTGATTAATGTCTGCGACCCAGCAGGATCATACTCCGCTGCACAATTTAGAGAGGATGCGCTTAAAGAGATGGCGGCTATTATCGAAAAAGGCCGTATCCCTTTACTCGTGGGGGGGACAATGATGTACTTTAAGGCGTTGGATCAAGGGCTTGCAACGCTACCCTCTGCAGATCCCGTCATAAGACAGAAATTGTTGGATGAAGCCAACGAAAAAGGGTGGGGGTACATGCACCAAAAGCTGGCAAAGATAGACCCCGTTTCGGCCGATCGAATACACCCGAATGATCCACAGCGCTTGCAGCGAGCACTTGAGGTTTTTGAAATATCAGGCAAGACATTAACAGATTTTTGGGCAGATCAAGCCGCGTTAAAAGAAAAGCAAGAAACTGGACAGAATATCGAAGCGCATTACACTAATTGGGAGAGCGACACTTTTAGTGCTTTATCGTATAATGCGATAAATATTGCAGTATCACCAAAAGAACGCTCCACTCTCCACGAAAGAATTGCGCTACGATTTAAACAGATGTTAAATAACGGTTTTGTTGAAGAGGTTGAGGGGCTGCATCAATCTGGCAAACTGAATTTATCAATGCCCTCTATGCGATGTGTGGGTTATAGGCAAGTTTGGGAGTACCTAGACGGAAAACTCAGCTATGATGAAATGGTTGAGCGCGGCGTTATTGCAACTCGACAGCTAGCAAAGAGACAAATAACTTGGTTGAGGCGATGGCCAAATTTGAATTGGTTTGAGTCAGAAGATCCGGAATTGCTTGCCAAGGTATTGAAAATAGTACACTCTGCCACCATTTAGTATTATAACTTGAAACGCTTTAAACAATTTTAGTTTGTCTTTTGCAGACTGAAGGAAGAATTAAACATAAAAACAGGAGATTAGAGATGTCGAAAGGGCACTCACTACAAGACCCTTATTTAAATGCATTGCGCAAGGAGCGCATTCCAGTATCCATTTTCCTGGTGAACGGCATTAAATTACAAGGACAAATAGAGTCATTTGACCAGTTCGTTATTTTGTTGAAGAACACTGTGAGTCAGATGGTTTATAAACATGCAATTTCTACGGTTGTTCCCGCTAGAAATGTTCGCTTAGCTCCAGCAAACCCAGCTGAAGAAGGCGAAGGAAACACCTAAAATAGGAAATAATCAATTTGTTTGAACGTCCGGATACGGGTGAACGAGCGGTATTGGTTCACCTGGATTTTACGTCCGATCGTGAGCGCGAAGACCCTCAAGAGTTTAAAGAATTAGTCAGGTCAGCGGGTGTAGAGCCGATGACTTTAATTGAGGGTTCAAGAGGACATCCTAGTCCACGATATTTCGTGGGCGAAGGAAAGCTTGAGGAGGTGCGTCAAGCCGTCGAAATTTACGATGCTGACGTTGTTCTTTTTAATCATTCGTTATCACCAAGCCAAGAACGTAATATAGAAGCAGCTCTGCAATGTCGAGTTATAGATCGTACAGGGGTTATTCTTGATATTTTTGCTCAACGAGCAAGAACTCACGAAGGTAAGCTTCAAGTTGAGTTAGCTCAGCTTGAGCATATGTCTACGCGTTTGATTCGAGGCTGGACCCACCTAGAAAGACAGAAAGGGGGGATTGGTATGCGGGGGCCGGGTGAGACCCAGCTTGAAACTGATCGCCGCCTACTGAGAGCCAGAATTAAATCAATTAATAAGCGCTTAGATAAGGTTCGTAAACAGCGAGACCAGGGTAGGCGTGCGCGTGTACGTGCAGATATACCGACTATTTCCTTGGTTGGTTATACCAACGCAGGCAAATCGACACTATTTAACCGTATAACTGAATCGAGTGTCTATGCGGCAGACTTATTGTTTGCAACGTTAGACCCAACGCTGCGGCGGGTAGAACTGCCCGATGTTGGCCCCGTTATACTGGTCGATACAGTGGGGTTTATTAGGCACTTACCCCATAAGTTGGTGGAGTCTTTTAGAGCGACACTTGAAGAAACCTGCAGTGCAAATTTGCTGCTGCATGTGATCGACTGTGACGATGATAACCGTCTCGAAAATATAGAGCAGGTTAAACTTGTGCTTGAAGAAATTGGTGCTCATGAAATTCAGGTACTTCAGGTGTATAACAAGCTTGACTTGTTAGAGGGTCGCCAACCTAGGGTTGACCGAGATGAGGAAGGTAGGCCTAGTCGCGTTTGGGTTTCTGCAAACACTGGAGACGGCATAGAGTTGCTTCTTGATTCTGTTGCTGAGTTGATGGCAGAAGATCTGATTCATCAGCGCTTACTGATTGAAAGTAAGCAAGGGCGATTAAGAGCATTATTTTATGAGGCGGGTGCAGTTGTTGCCGAAACATTTACGGAGAGTGGTCAAGCTTGTCTAGAAATACGCATACAGCGGCAAGACTTCAATCAGCTACTGCGTCGAGCTGAGATGAGTGAAAGTGAATTAGTTTTTCAGGAATATGAACCTCAGGTAGATTGACCAGAAAAGCTAAATTTCAATTTTGTAACTTGCTGTATTGGATTAAGATCAATATTATTCGTGCTAATACATGTGGTGAGGATTTATTTAGGCTTCGGTAAGCGAGAGTTGAGCTTTTTGATTTTCTCGCCGTAAAACCGTAAGGCTATCAACGGTCTTTATTTTAACTTTAGAATTCAATTAACGGAGAGTCTTATGGCCTGGAATGAGCCGGGTGGTAATCGAAATGACAAAGATCCTTGGGGCGGCGGAAATCGCGGCAATGATCAAGGGCCACCAGATCTAGACGAAGCGCTAAAAAAAGGAATGGAAAAGTTGAATAAGTTATTTGGTGGTAAACCAAATGGCTCAGGAGACTCTGGTTCTAGCGGTAGTGGTAATGGATCGGGTGCCGCATTTGGCGGGATTTTCGTTATCGTCATTATAGGTTTACTTATTCTCTTAGCGGTTGAATCTGTCTACACCGTTGACGAACGAGAAAGAGCCGTTGTACTGCGATTCGGCAAGTACTCAGAAACATTAGGCCCAGGTTTGCAGTTTAAACTGCCATTGGTAGACCGTGTCGAAAAAGTAGATGTTACGCGTGTTCGTTCAGCGGCCACTCGTGGACATATGTTGACTGAAGATGAAAACATCGTTGAGATTAACTTAGCGGTTCAATATGTCGTCAAAGATCCTAAGGCGTTTGTGCTTGATATTCGTAATGCCGAACGAACCTTAGACTACGCGACCGACGCAGCGCTTCGACATGAAGTGGGTAGTGCAGAATTGCATCAAGTATTGACCGAAGGGCGGTCTGTGTTAGCGGTTCGTACTCAAGAGCGTTTGCAGAAGTCTATGGATTTCTACCACTCAGGTCTGCAAGTCAGTAAGGTGAACATAGAAAGCACTCAGGCGCCTGCGGAGGTTCAAGATGCGTTTCAGGATGTTCAGCGAGCTAAAGAAGATGAGCAACGAGTGAAGGCAGAAGCTGAAGCGTATCGCAATAAAGTGGTACCTGAAGCGCGTGGTATGGCTCAGCGTATACTTGAAGAAGCTAGCGCATATAAAGAAGAAGTTATAGCGCGGGCAAAGGGTGATACTTCTCGATTCCTTAAGTTGTTGTCTGTTTACGATAAAGCACCAGACGTCACTAGAGAGCGTCTCTATATCGATACCATGCAACGTGTTATGAGTAAAAGTAGCAAGGTGTTAGTCGATGTTGAAGGTGGCAATAACATGATGTATTTGCCATTAGATAAGATGATGTCGAGTAGTCCTACAGTATCGGGTTCTGCTTCTGTTTCAGGTTCCGCAGGGTCGGGCCGCTTGAATAGTGATGAAATAGGAAGCTTAACTGATCGAGTACTGCAAGAGCTACGTACTAGACAGTCTGATAACACGACTAGAAGAGGGAGAGAATAATGAGTCCTAAAGCTATTGGCATTATAGTTGTTGCCTTAATCGTACTCCTTATAGGCTCTGCTTCTATTTATGTGGTACCCGAAACTCAAAGTGGTGTTAGGCTACGTTTTGGTGAGTTGGTTGAGAATGAAATTCAGCCTGGGCTCCATTTTAAAGCCCCAATTATTGATGAAATAAGAAAATTTGATGTACGAATTCTGACGCTAGATGCACCTGCTCGTGAGTATTTGACGATTGAGCAAAAGCCTTTAGTGGTAGATTCTTTTGTTACTTGGCAGGTTAATGATGTAGCCAAGTACTATAAGAGTACTTCAGGTGATGAAACCCGAGCCGTGATGTTGCTTTCCTCTCGAATTGATAACGGCCTGCGTGATCAGTTCGGTATTCGAACTATGCATGAAGTGATTTCTGGCCAGCGTGATGAGTTGATGATTGAGCTAACCAAAGCCATGAACTCAGTAATGGCTGAAGAGTTTGGGATTAAAATCGTAGACATTCGTATCAAGGGTATCGACCTTCCTAAAACTGTCAGCAGCGATGTATATCGTCGTATGAGAAGTGAAAGAGAAAAAGAAGCTCAAGAGCACCGTTCGAAAGGCCGTGAGCTAGCAGAAGGGATTAAAGCTGATGCTGATCGCCAAAAAATAGTCGTTGAAGCGGAAGCTTATCGAGAGTCTGAAGTGACGCGCGGTGAAGGTGATGAGATTGCAGCGCAAATTTATGCTGATGCTTATAGCCAAAATGCTGAGTTTTACTCTTTTTATAGAAGCTTGACTGCATATGAGAGTGCATTCTCTAACAAGAGCGACATACTTGTGGTTGACCCAGATAGCGACTTTCTTAAATACTTGAATCAATCTCAAGGGAAAAAGAAATAAAAGTCTGGTAAAATAGCGTAAAAATAAGACCGGGGCATTAGCGGACTAATTCCCCGGTTTTTTTGTGTGCAAGAAAAGGGTAGAATCGCCCACTTGATGATTAAATGATCGTTTTTATGGTTGAGATCATTTAGGTCAAACTTATTTTTAGGCTAGACCCTTAATGTGGTGGATCGCTTGATGTGGCAAGAAATCGGTATTGCCTTCAGTATGCTTTTGGTTATTGAGGGAATTATTCCATTTTTGTACCCTCAGCGATGGAAGAATATGGTTCAAACCTTGGCTCAAATCGATAATCGTTCGATGAGAGTCATGGGGTTGATAAGTATGTTATTAGGTACGGGGTTGCTCTACCTGGTGCATTGATCATATCGCAACACATTAATTTAATAAGTGCATACTCAAAATGTACTTACAAAATGTACTTTGAATAGATTCTGACAGGCGTAAAAATGACAGTATCAGATCGCTGGTTGCTTCCCGATGGCGTAGATGAATTATTACCTCCCAATGCAAGGGTTGTTGAGCAGTTACGAAGACGGTTGTTAGATAACATATCTAACTGGGGTTACGAACTCATTAGTCCACCGATGATTGAGTTTCTCGAGTCACTCTTAACTGGAACAGGAAACGACCTTAACCTTCAAACGCTAAAAGTGACCGATCAGTTATCCGGTAGACTGATGGGGATACGCGCCGACATTACTCCGCAAGCCGCTAGAATTGATGCTCATAGTTTAAGAGAGCAGGGCGTAACCCGACTATGTTATGCCGATGCGGTTATTCATGCGCGTCCAGCGCACCTTCTGACTAATCGTTGTCCTATCCAAATAGGATGTGAGTTGTTTGGTGAAGCCTCACTAGCGGCTGACGTTGAAGTTATTTCTTTAATGCTCAATACGCTTAATTTGGCAGGGCTTGAAAAGGTTCACGTTGATCTTGCTCATGTGGGAATCTATAGAGGGTTGATTAGCGAGGCAGGTTTTGAGCGAGATACCGAGCT includes these proteins:
- the mutL gene encoding DNA mismatch repair endonuclease MutL, which gives rise to MSRIHKLSPRLANQIAAGEVVERPASVVKELLENSLDAGARRVDIEVENGGIKLIRIRDNGTGIAQDDLPLALSRHATSKIDTLDDLEAVATLGFRGEALASISSVSRLSLTSRPRANGSNVSAEDAAPLIQQEASAEGAWKVEAEGRDMDAKVSPAAHPEGATVEVRDLFFNTPARRKFLRTEKTEFGHLEEVVKRQALSRFEVGFSLRHNQRTIHSLRPAASMQDKERRIAALCGSQFMENSVVIDVDASGLKLWGWVALPTFSRSQADLQYFFVNGRVIRDRLVAHAVKQAYRDVLYHGRHSAFVLYLELDPANVDVNVHPTKHEVRFRDGRLVHDFIFRSLHKALADVRPDDRMNLNNAGHLESSAGVTPGSLIPGSGQGAVSMTEAGAMMPSYGAQSAMPLRDSVTASQIQDQISGYGALHPVNNSANGVGATSQGLPSQVQYSQEMADPDQLEPPLGYAIAQLHGIYILSQSSKGMIVVDMHAAHERITYERMKQAYYAQGVKAQPLLVPVTIAVSQREASVAEEFKDAFLKLGLQIERIGPESLVVRQVPAFLRDADSEQLVRDVISDVTEHGTSDRVEALANEMMGTMACHGSVRANRQLTIPEMNALLRDMEATERSGQCNHGRPTWTLVTMSELDKLFLRGR
- the miaA gene encoding tRNA (adenosine(37)-N6)-dimethylallyltransferase MiaA; translated protein: MSSTDQNKKPLVIYLMGPTASGKTDLAVALTKALPCDIISVDSALVYRGMDIGTAKPEAEVLKEAPHRLINVCDPAGSYSAAQFREDALKEMAAIIEKGRIPLLVGGTMMYFKALDQGLATLPSADPVIRQKLLDEANEKGWGYMHQKLAKIDPVSADRIHPNDPQRLQRALEVFEISGKTLTDFWADQAALKEKQETGQNIEAHYTNWESDTFSALSYNAINIAVSPKERSTLHERIALRFKQMLNNGFVEEVEGLHQSGKLNLSMPSMRCVGYRQVWEYLDGKLSYDEMVERGVIATRQLAKRQITWLRRWPNLNWFESEDPELLAKVLKIVHSATI
- the hfq gene encoding RNA chaperone Hfq; protein product: MSKGHSLQDPYLNALRKERIPVSIFLVNGIKLQGQIESFDQFVILLKNTVSQMVYKHAISTVVPARNVRLAPANPAEEGEGNT
- the hflX gene encoding ribosome rescue GTPase HflX; the encoded protein is MFERPDTGERAVLVHLDFTSDREREDPQEFKELVRSAGVEPMTLIEGSRGHPSPRYFVGEGKLEEVRQAVEIYDADVVLFNHSLSPSQERNIEAALQCRVIDRTGVILDIFAQRARTHEGKLQVELAQLEHMSTRLIRGWTHLERQKGGIGMRGPGETQLETDRRLLRARIKSINKRLDKVRKQRDQGRRARVRADIPTISLVGYTNAGKSTLFNRITESSVYAADLLFATLDPTLRRVELPDVGPVILVDTVGFIRHLPHKLVESFRATLEETCSANLLLHVIDCDDDNRLENIEQVKLVLEEIGAHEIQVLQVYNKLDLLEGRQPRVDRDEEGRPSRVWVSANTGDGIELLLDSVAELMAEDLIHQRLLIESKQGRLRALFYEAGAVVAETFTESGQACLEIRIQRQDFNQLLRRAEMSESELVFQEYEPQVD
- the hflK gene encoding FtsH protease activity modulator HflK; this translates as MAWNEPGGNRNDKDPWGGGNRGNDQGPPDLDEALKKGMEKLNKLFGGKPNGSGDSGSSGSGNGSGAAFGGIFVIVIIGLLILLAVESVYTVDERERAVVLRFGKYSETLGPGLQFKLPLVDRVEKVDVTRVRSAATRGHMLTEDENIVEINLAVQYVVKDPKAFVLDIRNAERTLDYATDAALRHEVGSAELHQVLTEGRSVLAVRTQERLQKSMDFYHSGLQVSKVNIESTQAPAEVQDAFQDVQRAKEDEQRVKAEAEAYRNKVVPEARGMAQRILEEASAYKEEVIARAKGDTSRFLKLLSVYDKAPDVTRERLYIDTMQRVMSKSSKVLVDVEGGNNMMYLPLDKMMSSSPTVSGSASVSGSAGSGRLNSDEIGSLTDRVLQELRTRQSDNTTRRGRE
- the hflC gene encoding protease modulator HflC codes for the protein MSPKAIGIIVVALIVLLIGSASIYVVPETQSGVRLRFGELVENEIQPGLHFKAPIIDEIRKFDVRILTLDAPAREYLTIEQKPLVVDSFVTWQVNDVAKYYKSTSGDETRAVMLLSSRIDNGLRDQFGIRTMHEVISGQRDELMIELTKAMNSVMAEEFGIKIVDIRIKGIDLPKTVSSDVYRRMRSEREKEAQEHRSKGRELAEGIKADADRQKIVVEAEAYRESEVTRGEGDEIAAQIYADAYSQNAEFYSFYRSLTAYESAFSNKSDILVVDPDSDFLKYLNQSQGKKK
- a CDS encoding DUF2065 domain-containing protein, whose protein sequence is MWQEIGIAFSMLLVIEGIIPFLYPQRWKNMVQTLAQIDNRSMRVMGLISMLLGTGLLYLVH